From one Acidimicrobiales bacterium genomic stretch:
- a CDS encoding GNAT family N-acetyltransferase — protein sequence MDRPRSGDDLGEWAVDAVAHDGGVVRIRPLVGDDIEALRRFSDGLSERTLHDRFFSTHRPGGAEIAAAVDIDHDRHHAVVAEHEDEIIGIATYDWETTRGSAEVAFTVADAHQDRGLGTLLLEHLAAYARSRGITRFHAETLGDNVRMLRVFELAGFRVSRALEGGIWDVAIDISTIDPDSVSAREHDADAASIEPILQPRSVAVVGASRREDSIGHAVLRNLLNGGYEGTVHPVNRSAESVLGVRTYPSVGEIDEAVDLAVVAVPAPDVIGVIDDCAAAGVPAVLVISAGFAETGPEGARLESELAERVRRHGMRMIGPNSMGLVSTAPGVRLAATFSPKQPLPGSVALASQSGTLAVAIFDRAREQGLGFSSFVSLGNKADVSSNDLLQWWEDDPNTRVILLYVESFGNPRKFSRISRRIGRTKPIVAVKGGHSGPRSGTPSTIGERITNDDLAETLFRQAGIIRVPTLEQLVEVARVLDNQPIPAGRRVAIVGNSGGPIILAADACLGAGLDVHHLGEEAVAALREALPDAPDVTNPVDLGRAASPAHYQVALEHVLADNRTDTVIVVYTDPLAGDHEAVADAIRTASTARPDKTVLACFLAGDLGAVIPTVDGRAVPVFDFPESPAVALGLIAAHVAWRHRPLGEVPDLDRVDAADARRLAASAHTEHGDRRLPGAVLRDLLRTVGIEVAPEVLPLAGDPVGVECALGVVSDRTFGPHVVFTLGSHLGEGEERSLATVPLTDIDAAELIAAPTAAAGPRKRDLWRGADTDHLAELVHRVSALADAVPELVELELAPVLVSADRITVLAARGRLASTSGGPDQGLRRLRATRTPGT from the coding sequence GTGGACAGACCTCGATCCGGCGACGACCTAGGCGAATGGGCGGTGGACGCCGTCGCACACGACGGCGGAGTGGTGCGCATCAGGCCCCTCGTCGGCGACGACATCGAGGCGTTGCGACGGTTCTCCGACGGCCTGTCGGAGAGAACGCTCCACGACCGGTTCTTCTCGACCCACAGACCAGGCGGCGCCGAGATCGCCGCCGCAGTGGACATCGACCACGACCGACACCACGCGGTGGTGGCCGAACACGAGGACGAGATCATCGGGATCGCCACCTACGACTGGGAGACCACGCGTGGCAGCGCCGAGGTCGCTTTCACCGTCGCCGACGCCCACCAGGACCGGGGCCTGGGCACACTCCTGCTCGAGCACCTCGCGGCGTACGCCCGCTCCCGGGGCATCACGCGCTTCCACGCCGAGACCCTCGGCGACAACGTCCGGATGCTGCGGGTGTTCGAACTCGCCGGGTTCCGCGTGAGCCGGGCCCTCGAGGGTGGCATCTGGGACGTCGCCATCGACATCTCGACCATCGACCCCGACAGCGTCTCGGCCCGTGAGCACGACGCAGACGCCGCGTCCATCGAGCCGATCCTCCAACCCCGCAGCGTGGCCGTCGTCGGAGCCAGTCGGCGCGAGGACTCCATCGGTCACGCGGTCCTGCGCAATCTCCTCAACGGTGGCTACGAGGGCACCGTGCACCCCGTGAACCGCAGCGCCGAGAGCGTCCTGGGCGTGCGCACGTACCCGTCGGTGGGAGAGATCGACGAGGCGGTCGACCTCGCCGTCGTCGCCGTGCCGGCCCCTGACGTCATCGGCGTGATCGACGACTGTGCCGCAGCGGGTGTCCCGGCCGTCCTCGTGATCTCCGCGGGATTCGCCGAGACGGGGCCTGAAGGGGCCCGGCTCGAATCCGAGTTGGCCGAGCGCGTCCGCCGCCACGGCATGCGGATGATCGGTCCCAACTCGATGGGGCTCGTCAGCACCGCTCCCGGCGTGCGCCTCGCGGCGACGTTCTCGCCGAAACAGCCGCTTCCCGGATCGGTCGCGCTCGCATCGCAGTCCGGGACCCTCGCGGTGGCGATATTCGATCGGGCCCGCGAACAGGGTCTCGGCTTCTCGTCGTTCGTGTCGCTCGGCAACAAGGCCGACGTGTCGAGCAACGACCTTCTCCAGTGGTGGGAGGACGACCCGAACACGCGCGTGATCCTCCTCTACGTCGAGTCCTTCGGCAACCCCCGGAAGTTCTCGCGCATCTCACGCAGGATCGGGCGCACAAAGCCGATCGTGGCGGTGAAGGGCGGCCACAGCGGCCCCCGATCGGGAACGCCCTCGACCATCGGCGAGCGCATCACCAACGACGACCTCGCCGAGACACTGTTCCGCCAGGCCGGGATCATCCGGGTCCCGACTCTCGAGCAACTCGTCGAAGTCGCCCGGGTCCTCGACAACCAACCGATACCGGCGGGACGCCGCGTGGCCATCGTCGGCAACAGCGGCGGGCCCATCATCCTCGCCGCGGACGCATGTCTCGGAGCGGGCCTCGACGTCCACCACCTCGGCGAGGAGGCAGTGGCGGCACTGCGGGAAGCCCTCCCCGACGCCCCGGATGTGACCAACCCGGTCGACCTGGGCCGGGCGGCGTCACCGGCGCACTACCAGGTCGCCCTCGAACACGTCCTCGCCGACAACCGCACCGACACGGTCATCGTCGTCTACACGGACCCGCTCGCAGGGGACCACGAGGCCGTCGCCGACGCCATCCGCACCGCCTCGACTGCCCGACCCGACAAGACGGTCCTGGCCTGCTTCCTCGCCGGTGACCTCGGTGCGGTCATCCCGACCGTCGACGGGCGGGCCGTGCCGGTCTTCGACTTCCCCGAGAGCCCCGCCGTGGCTCTCGGCCTCATCGCAGCCCACGTCGCCTGGCGGCACCGCCCCCTCGGCGAGGTGCCCGATCTGGACCGGGTCGACGCCGCCGACGCGCGCAGACTCGCAGCGTCAGCACACACCGAACACGGAGACCGGCGACTCCCCGGTGCCGTTCTACGCGACCTGCTCCGCACGGTCGGCATCGAAGTGGCCCCGGAGGTCCTCCCCCTCGCCGGCGACCCGGTCGGTGTCGAGTGTGCGCTCGGCGTGGTGAGCGACAGGACCTTCGGCCCCCACGTGGTCTTCACGCTCGGGTCCCACCTGGGAGAGGGTGAGGAACGATCCCTCGCGACGGTGCCGCTCACCGACATCGACGCGGCCGAGCTGATCGCCGCGCCCACCGCCGCGGCGGGACCCCGCAAGCGCGATCTGTGGCGCGGCGCCGACACAGATCACCTCGCAGAACTGGTCCACCGGGTCAGTGCGCTCGCCGACGCGGTTCCCGAGCTGGTGGAGCTGGAACTCGCTCCCGTCCTCGTGAGCGCCGACCGGATCACGGTCCTGGCCGCGCGTGGACGACTCGCGTCGACGTCGGGCGGTCCCGACCAGGGTCTGCGTCGGCTCCGCGCCACCCGCACCCCCGGCACCTGA
- a CDS encoding RNB domain-containing ribonuclease — protein MQLGRLTLHQSDRALEAGFKAIRAELRVPTRFPNDVADAAASAASEGPRMPPGAERSTRRDARDLPLISIDPAGSLDIDQAVAARRVGGGYRLWYAIADPAAFVTPGGIIDAETHARGVTLYSPDRRTPLHPEVLSEKIASLFPGTDRPAVLWTFDLDADVGVRGVHVERATVRNRRAVGYREAQNLLDSGGADDALSAVATIGRVRAARQADRGAVDLRLPDQEIRHTPAGYVLHYDAPLAIEEWNAQISLLTGAAAAAMMLEIGTGVLRTLPRPEPATIDALREDARALGVTWSAETDYPELVRRLDVTKPTELALMYRCARALRGAGYMAFQEGAVHGDIDHYALAGPYAHVTAPLRRLSDRYANEILIASAEGRPVPEWVLAALDGLPDTVSGARRRAAALHRAQVDYMEAAVLEGRVGEIFSATVLENRGDSTVVQLDHPAVVTTVDTLAATPGSRVGLRLDLADPGARRLRFSLA, from the coding sequence GTGCAACTCGGCCGGCTCACGCTCCACCAGAGCGACCGCGCCCTCGAAGCCGGGTTCAAGGCGATCCGGGCAGAGCTGCGGGTGCCCACACGATTCCCCAACGACGTCGCCGACGCCGCCGCGTCAGCCGCGTCGGAGGGGCCCCGGATGCCGCCGGGCGCCGAACGCTCGACCCGGCGCGACGCCCGCGACCTGCCCCTGATTTCGATAGACCCGGCCGGCAGCCTCGACATCGACCAGGCCGTCGCCGCGCGCCGTGTGGGTGGCGGGTATCGGCTCTGGTACGCGATCGCCGACCCGGCCGCATTCGTCACGCCGGGCGGAATCATCGACGCCGAGACCCACGCCCGGGGAGTCACCCTCTACTCCCCGGATCGACGCACTCCGCTCCACCCCGAGGTTCTCAGCGAAAAGATCGCCTCCCTGTTCCCCGGCACCGACCGCCCTGCGGTCCTGTGGACGTTCGATCTCGACGCCGACGTCGGCGTGCGCGGCGTCCACGTCGAGCGCGCCACCGTCCGTAACCGGCGCGCGGTCGGCTACCGCGAGGCTCAGAACCTGCTCGATTCCGGAGGAGCGGACGACGCCCTCAGCGCCGTCGCAACCATCGGCCGCGTCCGGGCCGCTCGCCAGGCCGACCGGGGCGCCGTCGACCTGCGGCTGCCCGACCAGGAGATCCGGCACACGCCCGCCGGCTACGTCCTGCACTACGACGCTCCCCTCGCGATCGAGGAGTGGAACGCCCAGATCTCGCTGCTGACGGGCGCCGCCGCCGCCGCGATGATGCTCGAGATCGGCACCGGAGTCCTCCGGACTCTGCCCCGACCCGAACCCGCCACCATCGACGCGCTGCGCGAGGACGCACGGGCGCTGGGAGTCACCTGGAGCGCGGAGACGGACTATCCCGAACTCGTGCGGCGTCTCGACGTCACGAAGCCCACCGAACTCGCTCTGATGTACCGGTGCGCCCGGGCGCTGCGGGGCGCCGGATACATGGCCTTCCAGGAGGGCGCGGTCCACGGCGACATCGACCACTACGCGCTGGCCGGTCCCTACGCCCACGTGACTGCCCCGCTCCGACGCCTGTCGGACCGCTACGCGAACGAGATCCTGATCGCCTCGGCCGAGGGTCGACCGGTACCCGAGTGGGTGCTCGCGGCCCTCGACGGACTCCCCGACACGGTGTCGGGCGCCCGGCGGCGCGCCGCCGCCCTGCACCGCGCTCAGGTCGACTACATGGAGGCCGCGGTACTGGAGGGCCGGGTCGGTGAGATCTTCTCGGCGACCGTGCTCGAGAACCGCGGGGACTCCACCGTCGTGCAGCTCGACCACCCTGCCGTGGTCACCACGGTGGACACACTCGCAGCGACACCGGGCTCCCGGGTGGGCCTGCGGCTCGACCTCGCCGATCCCGGCGCCCGGCGCCTCCGGTTCTCCCTCGCGTGA